A part of Myxococcus landrumus genomic DNA contains:
- a CDS encoding ABC transporter permease — METLLQDARYALRSLRKSPGFALVAVLALALGVGANSAVFSVVNGVLLKPPPFAEPERLVDVSNDFGRVGRKGLTSSVVEYREYRELPSVFESVAAFSDDDVTLTGVDTPQHLRVVEATASFLPTLGVVPALGRNFTEGEETSGNDKVVMLTHQTWRTHFSQDAGVLGRTLQLDGEPYTVVGVLPRGVAYPAGADLYRPFAPSAELASEEKRETRFLEVLARLKPGVTMAAAAKDLARVSQSLAQTHPKYEQGRRTIGLKSLEDEVVGDVRGTLWLLLGAVGFVLLVACGSVANLLLARAAAREREVSIRAALGAGRGRLMAQFLTESLVLSLAGGALGLLLAMWGTDLLLALVGDSLPRAAEVRLDVRSLLFTGGLSLLSGLLFGLMPALQASRADLNAAMREGSRGTAGGRSGRLRSGLVVGQVAFALVLLVGAGLFGKSLLALVTVDPGFRPEGVLTAQVSLPGVSYATRERQVAFHRELLGRLQSLPGVESAGLTNLLPLGHSMTFGFAIDGRTKGPDEVWPAVQFRTVSADYLNTLGFRLRQGRWLEEADGAGAAGAVVINKTFADAYWPQGNALGQRLKLNRPDGEWTTVVGIVEDAREWALDKPMVPMAYYSLAQLGGTNLALALRVKAGNPELLRSAVESELRALDADVPLFGVSPLTRLVDESIGNHRLAALLMGLFAGTALLLASLGLAGVIGYSVAQRTREMGIRMALGAAKSDVLALVLRQGLKLAGLGVAVGLVLSLGLAHLLRTLLYGVAAYDVWTFVGVAALLGGVALLATWLPARRATRVDPIIALRAE, encoded by the coding sequence TGCTGGCGCTGGCGTTGGGCGTCGGCGCGAACAGCGCCGTCTTCAGCGTCGTGAATGGCGTGCTGCTCAAGCCGCCGCCGTTCGCCGAGCCCGAGCGACTGGTGGACGTGTCGAACGACTTCGGGCGCGTGGGGCGCAAGGGGCTGACGTCCTCGGTGGTGGAGTACCGCGAGTACCGGGAGCTGCCGAGCGTCTTCGAGTCCGTGGCGGCCTTCTCCGACGACGACGTGACGTTGACGGGCGTGGACACGCCGCAGCACCTGCGCGTGGTGGAGGCCACCGCGTCCTTCCTGCCGACGCTGGGCGTGGTGCCCGCGCTGGGGCGCAACTTCACGGAAGGAGAGGAGACGTCCGGCAACGACAAGGTGGTGATGCTCACGCACCAGACATGGCGGACGCACTTCTCGCAGGACGCGGGGGTGTTGGGGCGCACGCTCCAGCTCGATGGGGAGCCGTACACGGTGGTGGGCGTGTTGCCTCGTGGCGTCGCGTATCCGGCGGGCGCGGACCTCTACCGGCCCTTCGCGCCGTCCGCGGAGCTGGCGTCCGAGGAGAAGCGGGAGACGCGCTTCCTGGAGGTGCTGGCGCGGCTGAAGCCTGGCGTGACGATGGCGGCCGCGGCCAAGGACCTGGCGCGGGTGTCTCAATCGCTGGCGCAGACGCATCCCAAGTACGAGCAGGGCCGGCGCACCATCGGCCTGAAGTCGCTGGAGGACGAGGTGGTGGGCGACGTGCGCGGCACGCTGTGGCTGCTGTTGGGCGCGGTGGGCTTCGTGCTGCTGGTGGCGTGCGGCAGCGTGGCGAACCTGTTGCTCGCGCGTGCCGCGGCGCGGGAGCGGGAGGTGTCGATTCGCGCGGCGCTGGGCGCGGGGCGCGGCAGGTTGATGGCGCAGTTCCTCACGGAGAGCCTGGTGCTGTCGCTCGCGGGCGGCGCGCTGGGATTGCTCCTCGCGATGTGGGGCACGGACCTGCTGCTGGCGCTCGTGGGGGACAGCCTTCCCCGCGCGGCGGAGGTGCGGCTGGATGTTCGCTCGCTGCTGTTCACCGGTGGGCTGAGCCTGCTGTCGGGGCTGCTCTTCGGGCTGATGCCCGCGCTCCAGGCGAGCCGCGCGGACCTGAACGCGGCGATGCGTGAGGGCTCGCGAGGCACCGCGGGTGGGCGCTCGGGCCGGCTGCGCTCGGGGCTGGTGGTGGGGCAGGTGGCCTTCGCGCTGGTGCTGCTGGTGGGCGCGGGGCTCTTCGGCAAGAGCTTGCTGGCGCTCGTGACGGTGGACCCGGGCTTCCGTCCGGAAGGTGTGCTCACCGCGCAGGTGTCGCTGCCCGGCGTGAGCTACGCCACGCGGGAGCGGCAGGTGGCCTTTCATCGCGAGCTCCTGGGTCGGCTCCAGTCGCTTCCCGGAGTGGAGTCCGCGGGGCTCACCAACCTGCTGCCGCTGGGGCACTCCATGACGTTCGGCTTCGCCATCGATGGCCGGACGAAGGGGCCCGACGAGGTGTGGCCGGCGGTGCAGTTCCGCACCGTCAGCGCGGACTACCTGAACACGCTGGGCTTCAGGTTGCGGCAGGGGCGCTGGCTGGAGGAGGCGGACGGCGCGGGCGCGGCGGGCGCGGTGGTCATCAACAAGACCTTCGCGGACGCGTACTGGCCGCAGGGCAACGCGCTGGGACAGCGGCTGAAGCTCAACCGCCCCGATGGCGAGTGGACCACGGTGGTGGGCATCGTCGAGGACGCGCGGGAGTGGGCCTTGGACAAGCCCATGGTGCCCATGGCGTATTACTCGCTGGCGCAGTTGGGCGGGACGAACCTGGCGCTCGCGCTTCGCGTCAAGGCGGGCAACCCGGAGCTGTTGCGCTCGGCCGTGGAGTCGGAGCTGCGCGCGCTGGACGCGGATGTGCCGCTTTTCGGCGTGTCGCCGCTGACGCGGCTGGTGGACGAGTCCATTGGCAACCACCGGCTGGCCGCGCTGCTCATGGGCCTGTTCGCGGGCACGGCGCTGCTGCTGGCGTCACTGGGGCTGGCGGGCGTCATCGGCTACTCGGTGGCGCAGCGCACGCGGGAGATGGGCATCCGCATGGCGCTGGGCGCGGCGAAGTCGGATGTGCTGGCGCTGGTGCTGCGCCAGGGGTTGAAGCTGGCGGGCCTGGGTGTGGCGGTGGGCCTGGTGTTGTCGCTGGGCCTCGCGCACCTGCTGCGCACGCTGCTGTACGGCGTGGCGGCGTATGACGTCTGGACCTTCGTGGGAGTGGCCGCGCTGCTGGGTGGCGTGGCGCTGTTGGCGACGTGGCTGCCCGCGCGGCGGGCCACGCGCGTGGACCCCATCATCGCGTTGCGAGCGGAGTAG
- a CDS encoding ABC transporter permease: METFLRDLRYTLRSLRASPGFTLVAVLALALGIGANSAVFSVVNGVLLTSPPFEEPDRLLHLSNDIQKANLEGISVSFPEYQDFTTLPRVFSSVAAFSWRDMTLTGGAAAQRFGVVHGTSSIFKTLGMTPVLGRGFTEEEATSGAQKVVVLTHKAWRTVFLEDPQVLGKSLQLDGAPYTVVGVLPRGVAYPESSDLYVPLVLKPEDATKRTSRSLTAVARMKPGVTLEQARADLDRVAGEMAAQEPRYNGIGWSIRITRLEDTVVGDVRGTLWLLLGAVGFVLLVACSSVANLMLARAAAREREVSIRAALGASRGRLVAQFLTESFVLSVVGGGLGLLFALWGTDALLAFVGDGLPRVSQVRLDPTSVVFTVGVSLLTGLVFGLVPALQASRADLNATMREGSRGTEGGRSGRLRSGLVVAQVALALVLLVGAGLVMKSLLALHEVDEGFTPEGVLAGRLALSSTRYAEPARKLAFERELLERLKGLPGVESAGLTNLLPLGGITTRGLEFESRPETPGEVMPAVDFRVASPDYLRTLKARLLQGRLHETIGELDAPAEVVINKTFADVYWPQGNALGQRITLEPEKRWSTVVGIVDDLREWGLSTPARPAAYWSLAAAPGSFRGLVVRVKSGTPESVRSAVEAELRAVDADMPLYGVTTLAKVVDESIGSRSLLAWLMGLFAGTALLLAALGIAGVVGYSVTRRTREMGIRMALGAARSDVLLLVLRQGLKLVGLGVAVGLVMSLGLTRLLGSLLYGVTAYDPWTFVGVAALLSTVALLATWLPARRASRVDPIISLKAE, from the coding sequence ATGGAGACGTTCCTTCGAGACTTGCGCTACACGTTGCGCTCGCTGCGCGCGAGCCCTGGCTTCACGCTGGTGGCGGTGCTGGCGTTGGCGCTGGGCATCGGCGCCAACAGCGCCGTCTTCAGCGTGGTGAACGGGGTGCTCCTCACGTCTCCTCCCTTCGAGGAGCCGGACCGGCTGCTGCACCTGTCCAATGACATCCAGAAGGCGAACCTGGAGGGCATCTCCGTCTCGTTTCCGGAGTACCAGGACTTCACCACCCTGCCGCGCGTGTTCAGTTCGGTGGCGGCGTTCTCCTGGCGGGACATGACGCTGACGGGCGGCGCCGCGGCGCAGCGCTTCGGCGTGGTGCATGGCACCTCCTCGATTTTCAAAACGCTGGGCATGACGCCGGTGCTGGGCCGAGGCTTCACGGAGGAGGAGGCGACCTCCGGTGCGCAGAAGGTGGTGGTGCTGACGCACAAGGCCTGGCGCACCGTCTTCCTGGAAGACCCCCAGGTGCTGGGCAAGTCCCTGCAACTCGATGGCGCGCCGTACACGGTGGTGGGCGTGTTGCCCCGGGGCGTGGCCTATCCCGAGAGCTCCGACCTCTACGTGCCTCTCGTCCTCAAGCCGGAGGACGCCACGAAGCGCACCTCCCGCTCCCTCACCGCCGTGGCGCGGATGAAGCCTGGGGTGACGCTGGAGCAGGCTCGCGCGGATTTGGACCGGGTCGCTGGGGAGATGGCGGCGCAGGAGCCTCGCTACAACGGGATTGGCTGGTCCATCCGCATCACCCGGCTGGAGGACACGGTGGTGGGGGATGTGCGCGGGACGCTGTGGCTGTTGTTGGGCGCGGTGGGCTTCGTGCTGCTGGTGGCGTGTAGCAGCGTCGCGAACTTGATGTTGGCGCGCGCGGCGGCGCGTGAGCGAGAGGTGTCCATCCGCGCGGCGCTGGGCGCGAGCCGGGGTCGGCTGGTGGCGCAGTTCCTCACGGAGAGCTTTGTCCTGTCCGTGGTCGGCGGAGGGCTGGGGCTCCTGTTCGCGCTGTGGGGCACGGACGCGCTCCTGGCCTTCGTGGGAGACGGGCTGCCTCGCGTGTCCCAGGTGCGGCTGGACCCGACGTCGGTGGTCTTCACGGTGGGCGTGTCACTGCTCACGGGCCTCGTGTTCGGCCTGGTGCCCGCGCTGCAAGCGAGCCGCGCGGACCTGAACGCGACGATGCGCGAGGGCTCGCGTGGGACGGAGGGGGGACGCTCGGGGCGGCTTCGCTCCGGCCTGGTGGTGGCGCAGGTGGCGCTGGCACTGGTGCTGCTGGTGGGCGCGGGCCTGGTGATGAAGAGCCTGCTCGCGCTGCATGAGGTCGACGAGGGCTTCACGCCGGAGGGGGTGCTGGCGGGACGCCTCGCGCTCTCGTCCACGCGCTATGCCGAGCCCGCCCGCAAGCTGGCCTTCGAGCGCGAGCTGCTGGAGCGGCTGAAGGGGCTCCCCGGCGTGGAGTCGGCGGGGCTCACCAACCTGTTGCCCTTGGGGGGCATCACCACGCGGGGACTCGAGTTCGAGAGCCGGCCCGAGACGCCGGGCGAGGTGATGCCCGCGGTGGACTTCCGGGTGGCGAGCCCGGACTACCTGCGCACGTTGAAGGCGAGGCTGCTCCAGGGCCGCCTGCACGAGACCATCGGCGAGCTGGACGCTCCCGCGGAGGTGGTCATCAACAAGACGTTCGCCGACGTGTACTGGCCGCAGGGCAACGCGCTGGGCCAGCGCATCACGTTGGAGCCCGAGAAGCGGTGGTCGACGGTGGTGGGCATCGTCGATGACCTGCGTGAGTGGGGACTCTCCACGCCCGCGCGGCCCGCGGCCTACTGGTCGCTCGCGGCGGCGCCCGGGTCCTTCCGGGGGCTGGTGGTTCGGGTGAAGTCCGGGACGCCGGAGTCGGTGCGCTCGGCGGTGGAGGCGGAGCTTCGCGCCGTGGACGCGGACATGCCGCTGTACGGTGTGACGACGCTCGCGAAGGTGGTGGATGAGTCCATCGGCTCGCGCAGCCTGCTGGCCTGGTTGATGGGCCTGTTCGCGGGGACGGCGCTGCTCCTGGCCGCGCTGGGCATCGCGGGTGTCGTCGGCTACTCCGTCACGCGCCGCACGCGGGAGATGGGCATCCGCATGGCCTTGGGTGCCGCCCGGTCGGACGTGTTGCTGCTGGTGTTGCGCCAGGGGTTGAAGCTGGTGGGCCTGGGCGTGGCCGTGGGGCTGGTGATGTCCCTGGGGCTGACGCGCTTGCTGGGGTCTCTCCTGTACGGCGTGACGGCGTATGACCCGTGGACCTTCGTGGGCGTCGCGGCGCTCTTGAGCACGGTGGCGCTGCTGGCGACGTGGCTGCCGGCACGGCGAGCCTCGCGCGTGGACCCCATCATCTCCTTGAAGGCGGAGTAG